A genomic region of Haliotis asinina isolate JCU_RB_2024 chromosome 1, JCU_Hal_asi_v2, whole genome shotgun sequence contains the following coding sequences:
- the LOC137281644 gene encoding macrophage migration inhibitory factor homolog, which produces MSVVTVYTNQPLAKVPREFQGALTSLVQKGVQASREVVMVRVCSDENMTMGGNFHPCVFATLETSAKLSTAMCGEVLSQLEDFLHTKLQVPTNRILIRLIPVESHLSCFPSQQQHLNIVGS; this is translated from the exons ATGTCTGTCGTCACCGTTTACACAAACCAGCCGCTGGCGAAGGTCCCTAGGGAGTTCCAAGGAGCCCTGACAAGCTTGGTTCAGAAGGGCGTACAGGCGAGCAGAGAG GTCGTCATGGTACGGGTGTGTTCGGACGAGAACATGACGATGGGCGGTAACTTCCACCCATGTGTTTTCGCAACATTGGAGACATCAGCCAAGCTGTCCACAGCAATGTGTGGGGAGGTGCTATCTCAGCTGGAGGATTTCCTCCACACTAAGCTCCAGGTGCCCACAAACAG AATCCTGATCCGCCTCATCCCTGTAGAGTCACACCTCTCCTGTTTCCCTAGCCAGCAGCAGCATCTCAACATTGTCGGCTCCTGA
- the LOC137286073 gene encoding GRB10-interacting GYF protein 2-like has translation MTHKEPVYKARVVYACSLLLHVIMTHVQILLVVVMVLPLFSHGNTDWKTLDDKLADLAERPDPVRQPSKMDPTFVQRVGNTISPDAPNADTELMPDGDVVWDVMIKSLLDSGKLVGPGAESFKDELQQIEQEGQQRMELEFVQNPLPSDGETGPLSTEISNANGPEEVIAVRRKRNKRKRKKTTVALQKGDRRRNRELKRQEKQKRRELKRMARLERKRNRQAGIKGKRRKRQKSEGTDMDSNQENNSPNLEGDPNVERQQNRASIPVFQPWKVDNQAPEDLSSEATNVDSSQEDKSPISEGDPNVERQQNRASIPVFQPWKVENQSPENQSPEATNVDSSQEDKSPISEGDPNVERQQNRASIPVFRPWRVENQAPEELNSETRYYNTDGEREAPAGNAARFRRGLKMQQALFSPRQKLTDRMKRGINKIYTTVKSQSGHRIKRDNTSNRKFKLFRHRDSDSGKSERGVHQRD, from the exons ATGACACATAAGGAACCAGTATATAAAGCAAGGGTTGTTTATGCATGTTCCCTGTTGCTGCACGTCATCATGACACACGTACAGATATTACTCGTGGTTGTCATGGTGCTTCCTCTTTTTTCTCATG GCAACACCGACTGGAAAACACTCGACGACAAGTTGGCAGATCTGGCTGAACGTCCAGATCCTGTGCGGCAACCCTCTAAGATGGATCCAACATTTGTTCAGCGCGTAGGAAATACGATCAGCCCTGATGCACCTAATGCTGACACAGAGCTGATGCCAGATGGAGACGTTGTCTGGGATGTCATGATTAAAAGTCTCCTTGATTCAGGGAAACTAGTGGGCCCGGGAGCGGAAAGCTTCAAGGACGAGCTGCAGCAGATCGAGCAGGAAGGACAACAGCGTATGGAGTTGGAGTTTGTACAGAATCCTCTACCCAGCGATGGAGAAACAGGACCTCTGTCCACGGAAATCAGCAACGCCAATGGTCCCGAGGAAGTCATCGCTGTCCGGAGGAAAAGGAACAAGAGGAAAAGGAAGAAGACGACTGTGGCATTACAAAAAGGTGATAGAAGGAGGAACCGTGAACTGAAACGTCAGGAAAAACAGAAACGGAGGGAGCTGAAGAGGATGGCACGGCTAGAGCGAAAACGAAACAGGCAGGCTGGAATCAAGGGAAAGAGAAGGAAACGACAGAAGAGTGAGGGTACAGATATGGAttcaaaccaagaaaataacagTCCCAATTTAGAGGGAGATCCGAACGTAGAGAGACAACAAAATCGTGCCAGCATCCCCGTCTTTCAACCATGGAAGGTTGACAACCAGGCACCAGAAGACCTGAGTAGTGAGGCAACAAATGTCGATTCAAGTCAAGAAGATAAAAGTCCCATTTCAGAGGGGGATCCAAACGTAGAAAGACAACAAAACCGTGCCAGCATCCCCGTCTTTCAACCATGGAAGGTTGAGAACCAGTCACCAGAG AACCAGTCACCAGAGGCAACAAACGTCGATTCAAGCCAAGAAGATAAAAGTCCTATTTCAGAGGGGGATCCAAACGTAGAGAGACAACAAAACCGTGCCAGCATCCCCGTCTTTCGGCCATGGAGGGTCGAGAACCAGGCGCCTGAGGAGTTGAATAGTGAAACCAGATATTACAATACAGATGGTGAGCGGGAAGCCCCAGCTGGAAACGCAGCGCGATTTAGAAGAGGTCTTAAAATGCAACAGGCCTTGTTTAGTCCAAGACAAAAACTTACGGACCGAATGAAACGAGGTATTAACAAGATATACACAACTGTGAAGTCTCAATCAGGTCATCGAATCAAGCGAGACAACACATCGAACCGGAAGTTCAAACTGTTCCGCCACCGCGATAGTGACTCGGGTAAGTCAGAGCGAGGTGTTCACCAGAGGGATTAG